One Mycolicibacterium crocinum DNA window includes the following coding sequences:
- the marP gene encoding acid resistance serine protease MarP: MTSSQWLDIAVLAVALVAAISGWRSGALGSLMSFVGVILGAIAGVMLAPHIVSHISSPRAKLFAALFLILALVVVGEVAGVVLGRAVRGAIRNTAVRTVDSVIGVAVQLLVVMVAAWLLASPLTSSDQPNLAAATRGSKVLAEVDKYAPEWLKAVPKRMSALLRTSGLPDVLQPFGRTPIQAVDAPDASLADSLVVSNARASVVKIRGVAPGCQKVLEGTGFVIAPNRVMSNAHVVAGSDSVTVEAEGQTYDATVVSYDPNEDISILDVPNLPQRPLVFADQPAKSGTDAVVLGYPGGGEFAATPARVRETIELNGPDIYRTTTVNREVYTIRGTVRQGNSGGPMINRAGQVLGVVFGAAVDDNDTGFVLTANEVSRQLAKIGNTAKVATGACVT; this comes from the coding sequence GTGACGAGTTCGCAATGGCTGGACATCGCCGTACTGGCGGTGGCGTTGGTCGCGGCCATCTCGGGCTGGCGGTCCGGTGCGCTGGGCTCCCTGATGTCGTTCGTCGGCGTGATTCTCGGTGCCATCGCCGGGGTGATGCTCGCCCCCCATATCGTCAGCCACATCAGTTCGCCGCGCGCCAAGTTGTTTGCCGCCCTGTTCCTGATCCTGGCGCTGGTGGTCGTCGGCGAGGTGGCCGGCGTGGTGCTCGGGCGGGCCGTGCGCGGTGCGATTCGCAACACCGCGGTGCGCACCGTCGACTCGGTGATCGGCGTGGCCGTCCAGCTGCTGGTGGTGATGGTCGCGGCGTGGCTGCTGGCCAGCCCGCTGACGTCGTCGGACCAACCCAACCTGGCTGCCGCGACGCGTGGCTCGAAAGTGCTTGCCGAAGTGGACAAGTACGCACCCGAGTGGTTGAAGGCTGTGCCCAAGCGGATGTCCGCGCTGCTGCGCACCTCCGGTCTTCCGGATGTGTTGCAGCCGTTCGGCCGCACCCCCATTCAGGCCGTCGACGCCCCGGACGCCTCGCTGGCCGACAGTCTGGTGGTCTCCAACGCGCGGGCGAGTGTGGTGAAGATCCGCGGTGTCGCCCCGGGGTGCCAAAAGGTGCTGGAGGGCACCGGTTTCGTGATCGCCCCGAACCGGGTGATGTCGAACGCGCACGTGGTAGCCGGATCCGACAGTGTCACCGTCGAGGCCGAGGGACAGACCTACGACGCGACCGTCGTCTCCTATGACCCCAACGAGGACATCTCGATCCTCGATGTGCCGAACCTGCCGCAGCGTCCGCTGGTGTTCGCCGATCAGCCGGCCAAGTCCGGCACCGACGCGGTCGTGCTGGGTTATCCCGGCGGCGGCGAGTTCGCGGCGACCCCGGCGCGGGTGCGCGAGACCATCGAGCTGAACGGGCCGGACATCTATCGCACGACGACGGTCAATCGTGAGGTCTACACGATCAGAGGGACTGTGCGCCAAGGTAATTCGGGCGGTCCGATGATCAATCGAGCGGGTCAGGTGCTCGGCGTGGTGTTCGGTGCGGCGGTGGACGACAACGACACCGGATTCGTGTTGACCGCCAACGAGGTGTCGCGTCAGCTGGCCAAGATCGGCAACACCGCCAAGGTGGCCACGGGGGCGTGCGTCACCTAG
- the acs gene encoding acetate--CoA ligase, with protein sequence MTEAHTEVLPSFPPSADFAANANATAALYDAAEADRLAFWADQANRLSWETPFTEVLDWSEAPFAKWFVGGKLNVAYNCVDRHVEAGNGDRVAIHWEGEPVGDSKVLTYAQLKDEVCKAANALTELGLSAGDRAAIYMPMVPEAIVAMLACARLGVMHSVVFAGFSASALRARVEDAEAKVVITTDGQYRRGNAVSLKTAVDEAVEGQDCVKHVLVVRRTGIDISWTDGRDRWWHDTVDAASPEHTPEAFDSEHPLFLLYTSGTTGKPKGIMHTSGGYLTQASYTHYNVFDLKPETDVYWCTADIGWVTGHTYIVYGPLSNGATQVVYEGTPASPDEHRHFQVIEKYGVSIYYTAPTLIRTFMKWGRELAFEHDLSSLRLLGSVGEPINPEAWRWYRLVFGADKTPIVDTWWQTETGAIMISPLPGVTDCKPGSAMRALPGISAKIVDDDGNELQPSPDHGEHVTGYLVLDKPWPAMLRGIWGDPDRFKDTYWARFAEQGWYFAGDGARYGSDGEIWVLGRIDDVMNVSGHRISTAEVESALVGHSGVAEAAVVGATDDHTGQAICAFVILKAHHADMPAEQMVDELRAEVAKEISPIAKPREIHVVPELPKTRSGKIMRRLLRDVAEGRELGDTSTLVDPTVFEAIRASKT encoded by the coding sequence ATGACCGAGGCGCACACCGAAGTTCTGCCAAGCTTTCCTCCGTCGGCTGATTTCGCCGCGAATGCCAATGCCACTGCTGCGTTGTATGACGCGGCCGAGGCCGACCGGCTGGCGTTCTGGGCAGACCAGGCCAACCGGCTGTCCTGGGAGACGCCCTTCACCGAGGTACTGGACTGGTCCGAAGCGCCGTTCGCGAAGTGGTTCGTCGGCGGCAAGCTCAACGTCGCCTACAACTGCGTCGACCGGCACGTCGAAGCCGGCAACGGAGACCGCGTCGCCATCCATTGGGAGGGAGAACCGGTCGGCGACTCCAAGGTGCTGACCTACGCCCAACTCAAGGACGAGGTGTGCAAGGCCGCCAACGCGTTGACCGAGTTGGGCCTGTCTGCCGGTGATCGGGCGGCGATCTACATGCCGATGGTTCCCGAGGCCATTGTGGCGATGCTGGCCTGTGCCCGTCTGGGAGTGATGCACAGTGTGGTCTTCGCCGGCTTCTCGGCATCGGCGTTGCGAGCCCGCGTCGAGGACGCCGAAGCCAAGGTCGTGATCACCACCGACGGTCAGTACCGGCGCGGAAACGCGGTGTCGCTCAAGACCGCTGTCGACGAAGCGGTCGAGGGCCAGGACTGTGTGAAGCACGTTCTGGTGGTCCGCCGAACCGGAATCGACATCAGCTGGACCGACGGTCGCGACCGGTGGTGGCACGACACCGTCGACGCCGCCTCGCCCGAGCACACCCCGGAAGCGTTCGACTCCGAACATCCACTGTTCTTGCTGTACACCTCCGGCACGACGGGCAAGCCCAAGGGCATCATGCACACCTCGGGCGGGTATCTGACCCAGGCCTCCTACACCCACTACAACGTGTTCGACCTCAAACCGGAGACCGACGTGTATTGGTGCACCGCCGATATCGGTTGGGTCACCGGGCACACCTACATCGTCTACGGGCCGCTCTCCAACGGCGCCACGCAGGTCGTCTATGAGGGCACCCCGGCCTCCCCCGATGAGCACCGCCATTTCCAGGTGATCGAAAAGTACGGGGTGAGCATCTATTACACCGCCCCCACCCTGATCCGCACCTTCATGAAGTGGGGCCGCGAACTGGCCTTCGAACACGACTTGTCCAGCCTGCGCCTGCTCGGCTCGGTGGGTGAGCCGATCAACCCCGAAGCCTGGCGCTGGTACCGCCTGGTGTTCGGCGCCGACAAGACCCCGATCGTCGATACCTGGTGGCAGACCGAAACCGGGGCGATCATGATCTCCCCGCTGCCCGGGGTGACCGACTGCAAGCCCGGTTCGGCGATGCGCGCCCTGCCCGGGATCTCGGCCAAGATCGTCGACGACGATGGCAACGAATTGCAGCCCAGCCCCGATCACGGCGAGCACGTCACCGGCTATCTGGTGTTGGACAAGCCGTGGCCGGCGATGCTGCGCGGGATTTGGGGCGACCCCGACCGGTTCAAGGACACCTATTGGGCGCGGTTTGCTGAACAGGGCTGGTATTTCGCCGGGGACGGCGCCCGCTACGGCAGCGACGGCGAGATCTGGGTGCTGGGCCGTATCGACGATGTCATGAACGTCTCCGGGCACCGGATCTCCACCGCCGAAGTGGAATCCGCCCTCGTCGGGCATTCCGGTGTCGCCGAGGCCGCCGTCGTCGGCGCCACCGACGACCACACCGGCCAGGCCATCTGCGCCTTCGTCATCCTCAAGGCGCACCACGCCGACATGCCCGCCGAGCAGATGGTCGACGAGCTACGCGCCGAAGTCGCCAAGGAGATCTCCCCGATCGCCAAACCCCGGGAAATCCACGTCGTTCCCGAACTTCCCAAGACCCGCAGCGGCAAAATCATGCGCCGGCTCCTGCGCGATGTGGCCGAAGGACGCGAACTCGGCGACACCTCGACCCTGGTGGATCCGACTGTGTTCGAAGCGATCCGAGCCAGCAAGACCTGA
- a CDS encoding oxidoreductase, with amino-acid sequence MSDLLAPLLTLPGVAEAAEAARDALAKAHRHRTNLRNWPVTAAESAVRGARSSSALDGGAVQLDASGAEPNDPILAGALRVGQALEGGTTNLVGVWQRAPLQALARLHALAAADLIDEELLGRPRQDPEVAARLDLVTRLTTGGSSAPAPVLAAVAHGELLTLAPFGPGDGVVARAVSRLVTMATGLDPHGLGVPEVYWMRRAEEYHATARAFATGESAAVGSWLVMSCQALEDGAREAISIADAATK; translated from the coding sequence GTGAGTGACCTCCTGGCCCCGCTGCTGACTCTGCCCGGGGTGGCCGAGGCCGCCGAGGCCGCGCGGGACGCGTTGGCCAAAGCGCATCGGCATCGCACGAACCTGCGCAACTGGCCGGTGACCGCAGCGGAGTCGGCCGTCCGCGGCGCACGCTCGTCATCGGCCCTCGACGGTGGCGCGGTCCAGCTCGATGCCTCCGGCGCCGAACCGAACGACCCGATTCTGGCGGGTGCGCTGCGCGTCGGGCAGGCGCTGGAAGGCGGGACCACCAACCTCGTCGGGGTGTGGCAGCGCGCCCCGCTGCAGGCCCTCGCGCGTCTGCACGCGCTGGCTGCGGCCGACCTGATCGACGAGGAGCTACTCGGCCGGCCGCGGCAGGATCCTGAGGTCGCCGCACGCCTCGATCTGGTCACCCGGCTGACGACCGGGGGCAGCTCGGCGCCCGCACCGGTACTGGCCGCCGTCGCGCACGGAGAACTGCTGACGCTGGCGCCGTTCGGGCCCGGCGATGGCGTTGTGGCGCGGGCGGTGTCGCGACTTGTCACGATGGCGACCGGCCTCGACCCGCATGGGCTCGGCGTGCCGGAGGTGTACTGGATGCGCCGCGCCGAGGAGTACCACGCAACAGCGCGGGCGTTCGCGACGGGCGAGTCCGCGGCGGTCGGATCCTGGTTGGTGATGTCGTGTCAAGCGTTGGAAGACGGTGCGCGAGAAGCGATATCGATCGCGGACGCCGCGACGAAGTAG
- a CDS encoding phage holin family protein, with amino-acid sequence MSNGDRKTGVPTTVTSIPLVDPNALPANPSVGDLVKDATAQMSTLVRAEVELAKAEITRDVKKGLTGSVFFILALVVLFYSTFFLFFFLAELLDTWLWRWVAFLIVFLLMVVTTAVFGLLGYLKVRRIRGPQKTIESVKEAREAFTPGHDRSAAKAVATGAAPPTDPSGW; translated from the coding sequence GTGAGCAATGGCGATCGCAAGACCGGTGTACCCACCACCGTCACCTCGATCCCGCTGGTGGACCCGAACGCGCTACCGGCCAACCCCTCCGTCGGCGACCTGGTCAAGGACGCCACCGCGCAGATGTCCACCCTGGTGCGCGCCGAGGTCGAACTGGCCAAGGCCGAGATCACCCGCGACGTGAAGAAGGGCCTGACCGGCAGTGTGTTCTTCATCCTCGCGCTGGTCGTGCTGTTCTACTCCACGTTCTTCCTGTTCTTCTTCCTCGCCGAGCTGCTGGACACCTGGCTGTGGCGCTGGGTCGCGTTCTTGATCGTCTTCCTGCTGATGGTGGTCACCACCGCGGTGTTCGGTCTGCTCGGGTATCTGAAGGTGCGACGGATCCGCGGGCCGCAGAAGACCATCGAATCGGTCAAGGAAGCGCGCGAAGCGTTCACCCCAGGCCACGACAGGTCGGCCGCAAAGGCCGTCGCCACGGGCGCCGCGCCGCCCACTGACCCGTCCGGCTGGTGA
- the ssd gene encoding septum site-determining protein Ssd, which produces MVSSSPGVVLVLTEDPELSEQAERVVAAVGLRPVAVSAQLTRKAWSAAVAIVLDEEAARRCERDGLPRRGGVILISPAEPQAPSWAAAMAVGAQQVCALPAQDAELIGYLSDAAEAVGEGSRTGRTIAVIGGRGGAGASTFATALALVASASLLVDLDPWGGGIDLLLGAETVPGLRWPDLSLRGGRLAWSAVRDALPSHHGVSVLSGARHSHEIEPGAGEAVVDAGRRGGMLVICDLPRRMTGAAACTLEGADLVVVISPCDVRGVAATAALAPVLRGANPNVGLVVRGPTPGGLRAAEAAEVADLPLLAAMRPEPMLAERVERGGLRVRRRSPLGAAARAVLEILPAGGQVRAA; this is translated from the coding sequence ATGGTGAGCAGCAGTCCGGGTGTCGTCCTCGTCCTCACCGAGGACCCCGAATTAAGTGAGCAGGCCGAGCGGGTCGTCGCCGCGGTCGGGCTTCGTCCGGTCGCAGTTTCTGCGCAACTGACCCGGAAGGCGTGGTCGGCGGCGGTCGCGATCGTCCTCGACGAAGAAGCGGCCCGACGCTGCGAGCGAGACGGCCTGCCCCGGCGCGGCGGGGTGATTCTGATCTCCCCGGCCGAACCGCAGGCGCCGAGCTGGGCGGCGGCGATGGCCGTTGGCGCCCAGCAGGTTTGTGCTCTGCCGGCGCAAGACGCCGAGCTGATCGGTTACCTCTCTGATGCTGCGGAGGCGGTCGGCGAGGGCTCGCGCACCGGGCGGACGATCGCCGTGATCGGTGGACGTGGCGGCGCAGGCGCGTCGACGTTCGCGACCGCCCTGGCCCTGGTGGCGTCGGCGTCGCTGCTGGTCGACCTCGATCCGTGGGGCGGCGGAATCGACCTTCTGCTGGGCGCCGAGACGGTGCCGGGTCTGCGCTGGCCCGACCTGAGCCTGCGGGGTGGGCGGCTGGCCTGGTCGGCAGTGCGCGACGCGCTGCCGAGTCACCACGGCGTCAGCGTCCTGTCCGGCGCCCGGCACAGCCATGAGATCGAGCCCGGTGCGGGCGAGGCCGTCGTCGACGCGGGCCGGCGCGGCGGAATGTTGGTGATCTGCGACCTGCCGCGGCGAATGACCGGGGCGGCGGCCTGCACGCTCGAGGGTGCCGACCTGGTGGTGGTGATCAGCCCCTGCGACGTCCGGGGCGTCGCGGCGACTGCGGCGCTGGCCCCAGTGCTGCGCGGGGCCAATCCGAACGTCGGCCTGGTGGTGCGCGGTCCAACCCCGGGCGGGCTGCGCGCCGCCGAGGCGGCGGAGGTGGCCGATCTGCCACTTCTCGCGGCGATGCGACCCGAGCCGATGCTGGCCGAACGCGTGGAGCGCGGCGGGTTGCGGGTGCGCCGGCGTTCTCCGCTCGGTGCGGCTGCCCGCGCGGTCCTCGAGATCCTGCCTGCCGGCGGGCAGGTGCGTGCGGCATGA
- a CDS encoding alpha/beta fold hydrolase has protein sequence MVIPDPSVTRIAGPWRHFDVHANGIRFHCVEALNGSESAAGTSQPLVILLHGFGSFWWSWRHQLRGLSGARVVAVDLRGYGGSDKPPRGYDGWTLAGDTAGLIRALGHSTATLVGHADGGLVCWATAVLHPRVVRAIALVSSPHPAALRASALGRRDQGRALLPTLLRYQLPIWPERALTRHNADLLEHLVRSRASGKWLASEDFSETIAHMRQAIQIPSAAHSALEYQRWAVRSQLRREGWRFMKLMNRPLDVPLIHLRGDADPYVLADPVDRTQRYAPRGRFVSVSGIGHFAHEEAPGEVNDHLRRFLGQVYDPTR, from the coding sequence CTGGTGATCCCCGATCCGTCGGTCACCCGCATCGCGGGGCCGTGGCGACATTTCGACGTTCACGCCAACGGAATTCGGTTCCACTGCGTAGAGGCGCTCAACGGCTCCGAGTCCGCCGCGGGGACCTCGCAACCACTGGTGATCCTGCTGCACGGCTTCGGCTCCTTCTGGTGGTCGTGGCGCCACCAGCTGCGCGGCCTGTCCGGCGCGCGGGTGGTCGCCGTCGATCTGCGCGGGTACGGCGGCAGCGACAAACCGCCGCGCGGTTACGACGGGTGGACCCTGGCCGGCGACACCGCCGGACTGATCCGCGCGCTCGGCCACAGCACGGCCACCCTCGTCGGGCACGCCGACGGCGGGCTGGTCTGCTGGGCGACGGCGGTGCTGCACCCGCGGGTGGTCCGCGCCATCGCACTGGTGAGTTCACCGCATCCCGCAGCGTTGCGGGCCTCAGCCCTCGGCCGGCGCGACCAGGGCCGCGCCCTGCTCCCCACGCTGTTGCGCTATCAGCTGCCGATCTGGCCGGAACGCGCACTCACCCGGCACAACGCCGACCTGCTCGAACATCTGGTGCGCAGCCGCGCTTCAGGGAAATGGCTTGCCTCCGAAGACTTTTCAGAAACCATCGCGCATATGCGCCAGGCCATCCAAATCCCGTCGGCGGCGCACTCCGCGCTGGAATACCAGCGCTGGGCCGTCCGTAGCCAATTACGTAGGGAGGGTTGGCGATTCATGAAACTGATGAACCGTCCGCTCGACGTACCGCTGATACATCTGCGTGGCGACGCCGACCCCTACGTGCTCGCCGACCCGGTGGACCGCACCCAGCGCTACGCGCCGCGCGGGCGGTTCGTGTCGGTGTCCGGTATCGGTCACTTCGCCCACGAAGAGGCCCCCGGCGAGGTCAACGACCACCTGCGACGGTTCCTCGGGCAGGTCTACGACCCGACTAGGTGA
- a CDS encoding S1 family peptidase yields MAVVALISGIAPVAAADGKVPIGGGAGIVVNGDTYCTLTSIGNDNTGALIGFTSAHCGGPGAQVASEDRPADGVIGTMVAGNDNLDYAVIRFDPDKVQPISNYKGFVIDGIGPDPVFGEIACKLGRTTGYSCGVTWGPGQDPGTIVNQVCGQPGDSGAPVTVNNKLVGMIHGAFSEDLPTCVVKFIPLHTPAVTMSINAVLGDVAGKNRPGTGFVPTTAVG; encoded by the coding sequence ATGGCCGTCGTCGCTCTGATCTCCGGAATTGCGCCGGTTGCCGCGGCCGACGGCAAGGTACCGATCGGCGGTGGGGCGGGCATCGTCGTCAACGGCGATACCTACTGCACCTTGACGAGCATCGGCAACGACAACACCGGCGCGCTCATCGGGTTCACCTCCGCACACTGCGGCGGCCCGGGCGCTCAGGTCGCGTCCGAGGACCGTCCGGCCGACGGCGTGATCGGCACCATGGTCGCGGGCAACGACAACCTCGACTACGCGGTGATCCGGTTCGATCCCGACAAGGTGCAGCCGATCTCGAACTACAAGGGCTTCGTCATCGACGGCATCGGACCCGACCCGGTGTTCGGGGAGATCGCCTGCAAGCTCGGTCGCACCACCGGCTACTCCTGCGGAGTCACGTGGGGTCCCGGACAGGATCCGGGCACCATCGTCAACCAGGTCTGCGGCCAACCGGGCGACTCCGGTGCGCCGGTGACGGTGAACAACAAACTCGTCGGGATGATCCACGGTGCATTCAGCGAGGACCTGCCCACGTGCGTCGTGAAGTTCATTCCGCTGCACACCCCCGCGGTGACGATGTCGATCAACGCGGTCCTGGGCGACGTCGCCGGAAAGAACCGGCCCGGCACCGGTTTCGTCCCGACGACCGCCGTCGGCTGA
- a CDS encoding HAD-IB family hydrolase: protein MTDPASAAEQLIPVRPEPTPGPPSRTAAFFDLDKTVIAKSSTLAFSKPFFDQGLLNRRAVLKSSYAQFLFLMSGADHDQMDRMRSYVTAMCAGWDVEQVRAIVTETLHDIVDPLVFAEAAELIADHRLCGRDVVIVSASGEEIVAPIARALGATHAMGTRMVIEDGKYTGEVAFYCYGEAKAAAIRELAALEGYSLEHCYAYSDSITDLPTLKSVGHPSVVNPDRALRKEAAAQGWPVLTFLRPVPLRDRIPAPSGAAVATTAALGISALAAGALTYSVLRRLSF from the coding sequence GTGACCGACCCTGCCTCGGCCGCCGAACAGCTAATCCCCGTCCGGCCCGAGCCCACGCCTGGGCCCCCCTCCCGCACGGCGGCATTTTTCGACCTGGACAAGACCGTCATTGCCAAGTCGAGCACGCTGGCTTTCAGCAAACCCTTCTTTGACCAAGGGCTTCTCAACCGGCGAGCGGTGCTGAAATCCAGCTATGCGCAGTTCCTTTTCCTGATGTCCGGCGCCGATCACGACCAGATGGACCGGATGCGCTCCTACGTCACCGCGATGTGCGCCGGCTGGGACGTCGAACAAGTTCGTGCCATCGTCACCGAGACTCTGCACGACATCGTCGATCCGCTGGTCTTTGCGGAAGCTGCAGAACTGATCGCAGACCACCGATTGTGTGGCCGCGACGTGGTCATCGTCTCGGCATCCGGTGAAGAGATCGTCGCCCCGATCGCACGAGCGCTGGGTGCCACCCATGCGATGGGCACCCGGATGGTCATTGAGGACGGCAAGTACACCGGCGAGGTTGCCTTCTATTGCTACGGCGAGGCGAAGGCCGCGGCCATCCGCGAACTCGCCGCGTTGGAGGGTTACTCCCTCGAGCACTGCTACGCCTACTCCGACTCCATCACCGACCTCCCGACGCTGAAATCTGTGGGCCACCCGAGCGTCGTCAACCCCGACCGCGCGCTGCGCAAGGAAGCCGCCGCACAAGGTTGGCCCGTACTGACCTTCCTGCGTCCGGTGCCCTTGCGCGACCGGATTCCGGCCCCGTCCGGCGCGGCGGTCGCGACGACGGCCGCGCTCGGAATCAGCGCGCTGGCAGCCGGGGCGTTGACGTACTCGGTGCTACGCCGGTTGTCTTTCTAG